Within the Archangium lipolyticum genome, the region AAGCGTGTGGCTCGGCTCATGAACGAGCAGGGCATCGCTGCTCGCAAGAGACGTCGCTTCGTGCGCACGACGGACTCACGCCACAACCAGCCCGTTGCCCCCAACATCCTCGAGCGCAACTTCTCCCCCGGCCAGCCCAATAGCACCTGGGCCACGGACATTACCTACGTGGGGACGGGGCAGGGCTGGCTCTACCTGGCCGTCGTCATGGACCTCTTCTCGCGCAAGGTGGTGGGCTGGTCCATGAGCGAGCACATCGACCGGCACCTGGTGCTCAACGCCCTGGACATGGCGCTCAAGGGACGCCAGCCACCGCAGGGATTGTTGCACCACTCGGACCGGGGCAGCCAGTACGCCAGCACCGACTACCAGCAGGCACTGGCTGCTCGTGGGATTCAATGCAGCATGTCGCGCAAGGGCAACGCTCTCGACAACGCCGTGGTGGAGAGTTTCTTCAGCAGCTTGAAGCAGGAGCTCGTCTACACCACCGACTTCGCCACGCACGAGCAGGCCCGGCTGGCCCTCTTCGAATACATCGAGGTCTTCTACAACCGCCAGCGGCGGCACTCGTCGCTGGGCTACGTCAGTCCTGTGGATTTTGAGCTTGCGGCCTTACCGCAAAAGTTGGCAGCATAACCCTACTGTCCACGTAACCGGGGCAAGCCCACTTCGATGCCGCCCTCGATTGAGAGGGCCGTCCCTACACGGCCACCTCGCCGCCGATCCGGGTCCGCTTCAAGCGCCGGTGAGCGCTCATGGATCGATGGTGATGGGAACCTCAAGCACCGCTTTG harbors:
- a CDS encoding IS3 family transposase (programmed frameshift), with the translated sequence MERRKRRSFTPEFRAEAVRLVREGNKSLPQVAKDLDLTESALRNWVREADGGDGKESAGALSTAEREELVRLRKEVRHLEMERDFPKKSGGLLREGDLEVKFEFIDAEKAHFPVDFMCEQLGVSRSGYYAWKERPESERDKADRALAEVVTRIHRDSRGTYGSPRVHAELRAQGQRVSRKRVARLMNEQGIAARKRRRFVRTTDSRHNQPVAPNILERNFSPGQPNSTWATDITYVGTGQGWLYLAVVMDLFSRKVVGWSMSEHIDRHLVLNALDMALKGRQPPQGLLHHSDRGSQYASTDYQQALAARGIQCSMSRKGNALDNAVVESFFSSLKQELVYTTDFATHEQARLALFEYIEVFYNRQRRHSSLGYVSPVDFELAALPQKLAA